The sequence AGCCATGGGCTTCTTCCTCGATGGTTTCGATCCGGGCGGAAGCGCCGCCGCGTCCCAAGCGTATTTTCACCGCGTCGCCGGACGCGAGTTGTCCGGCTTCGCGCACCAAATCATTTTCCGGCTGTTTCCATACAAGCGCATAGCCGCGCGACAGGATCGCGAGGGGACTGAGCGCTTCCAGCCGCGCATGCAACGGCCGCAGCCGCGCATGAAAACGCGCAATCGCGTTGCCCGCCGATTGGAGAAGCCGGTTCCTCGCCACACCCAGCCGCTCCGCCGCCCGGCGCAGTTGGTTAGCGGGTGACAGCAGCGCCAGCGCGCGCGACGCGCGATCGAGCCGCAACCGCAAAACCGATGCGCATTCCGCCATCCCGGCTTCAAGCCGCATGCGCAATTCGTCCGACTGTTGCCGTCGCTGACGGATCATTTCCTGCGGACGCTGAAAAACAAAACTGGACTGGGCAAGCGACAGGCGGTAGCGAAAGCCTTCCATTTCAGCCCGCAGGGACTTGGCCAGCCGCTGTTTCAACAGCGCGATCTTCTCGGACAATGCCTGCTGCTCGCGGACGACCAGTTCCGCCGCCGCGCTGGGTGTCGGCGCGCGAACATCCGCCGCGAAATCGCACAACGTGAAATCAATCTCGTGCCCGACCGCCGAAATAACCGGCGTCCGCGACGCCGCCACGGCCCGCACCACGATTTCCTCGTTAAAGGGCCACAAGTCTTCCATTGATCCGCCGCCGCGTCCTACAATCATGACGTCCACGCCGATCGCGTCGAGCACCTGGATGCCCTCCACGATTTCCGGCGCGGCTTCTTGCCCCTGCACGCGCGCGGGGAACAGCAGGATATGGACATTTGCAAAGCGGCGGTGGATCACGTTGAGAATGTCACGAATCGCGGCGCCCGTCGGCGATGTGACGATGCCGATCCGACGCGGCAGGAGAGGCAGCGGTTTCTTGCGCTCCTCGTCGAACAGCCCTTCAGCCTGAAGGCGCTTTTTCAGTTTCTCAAAGGCGAGTTGAAGCGCGCCGAGTCCCTTCGGCTGCATGTCGTCGCAGACAATTTGGTACGAACCGCGCTTTTCATATACCGACACCAACCCGTGCAGGATGACTTCGAGACCGTTTTCGGGCTCAAATCGTAGATATTGGAGTTTCCCGCGAAACATGACCGCGTCAATCTGTGAATCGGCGTCTTTCAGCACGAAATACGCATGGCCCGTGGGCGAGACACGATAATTCGATATCTCGCCCGCCACCCACACGTAGTTGATCTCGGCTTCGAGCAAGCCTTTGATTCGCCGCGTCAGTTGGCTGACGCTCATGATATCCGCCGGTATTTCCCTCATGGCGCGCATTGTAAACGAACAAGGCCCGCCGCTTCGACTGCGCATGGGACCGATCCGCCGGCCCTGTCCGCGTTCAGCGAAGGCCGGCGCGTTTCAGCAGACGGAGATATAACTGATGCACGCGGACGCGGTGATCCTGCACGAGGAGGGCAAGGTCCGTGTCTATTTCGAGCCGCTGGGCGAGTTCGGATTGGGCTTCGGGCGTCGCGGGTAGTTGGCTGTCGGATCGCCCGTGCATGAGCCGTATGCGGTTTTCGATGCGGCGGTACAGTAGATACGCTTCATGGAGGGTTTCGTATTCCCCGCCGGTTATCGCGCGAAAACGGAACAGGCCTTCCAGCGCGCCCAGAACATCCCCCCGCTTGATCTCGGGAATGCGCGCCACCTGCTGAATTTGTAGAAGCCGGACGGCAAATTCGGTTTCGGCGAGACCGCCCTCCGCCTTTTTCAAATCGAGCGGCGAGGCGTTCTGGCAAATTTTCTGCCGGATGCCCTCTATCTGTTCCAGCGTGCCGGCGTCCAGCACCATGCCGAACGCGATGTCGCGCAGACGTTCTTCGACGGCCTTTCCCAAGGTCGCATCGCCCGCGACCGCGCGAATCTTGATAAGGGCGAGCCGTTCCCATGCCTGGGCATCCTGTTCATAATATTCGACAATGCGGCGGCTGTTCACCGCCAGAATACCCTTGTTGCCGTCGGGACGCAGCCGCGCGTCAATATCGTAAAGCGATCCGTACCGCGTCACGTCTTTGAGGCGGCGCATGGTATGGGCGGCAACGGCTGCGAAATACTCGGAGGCGGCCATGCCCGATTCGGTCGTGGCGTCCGCGTCGTACACGAAAATCAGGTCTAAATCACTGCCATACCCCATTTCGCGTCCGCCAAGTTTGCCCATCGCCAATATCGCAAACGCGCCATGGCTGGAGCCGTATCGCCGTTCGACGTCTTGGCGCGCACGGTCCAACGCATAGCCAAGGCATACCTCGGCCAGTTGCGCCAGTTCACGGCCCACATCGGCCACCGTCGCGTTGCGGAAAAGTTCCCGGATGCCGATGCGCATCGTTTCGCCGTCGCGCAACCGGTACGGCGCGGCCTCGGAATCGTAGGCCTGCGACAG comes from Candidatus Hydrogenedentota bacterium and encodes:
- the xseA gene encoding exodeoxyribonuclease VII large subunit is translated as MRSRSGGPCSFTMRAMREIPADIMSVSQLTRRIKGLLEAEINYVWVAGEISNYRVSPTGHAYFVLKDADSQIDAVMFRGKLQYLRFEPENGLEVILHGLVSVYEKRGSYQIVCDDMQPKGLGALQLAFEKLKKRLQAEGLFDEERKKPLPLLPRRIGIVTSPTGAAIRDILNVIHRRFANVHILLFPARVQGQEAAPEIVEGIQVLDAIGVDVMIVGRGGGSMEDLWPFNEEIVVRAVAASRTPVISAVGHEIDFTLCDFAADVRAPTPSAAAELVVREQQALSEKIALLKQRLAKSLRAEMEGFRYRLSLAQSSFVFQRPQEMIRQRRQQSDELRMRLEAGMAECASVLRLRLDRASRALALLSPANQLRRAAERLGVARNRLLQSAGNAIARFHARLRPLHARLEALSPLAILSRGYALVWKQPENDLVREAGQLASGDAVKIRLGRGGASARIETIEEEAHG